In Aquimarina sp. TRL1, a single window of DNA contains:
- a CDS encoding LytTR family DNA-binding domain-containing protein: MSLLTAILVEDMPDALQLLEKEITSHHTDISILGTAQSVVEAAKLLRVKEPDILFLDIMLGDGTGFDILEIFPHLKSKIIFVTASDEFAIRAFKFAAIDYVLKPYSSEELSLAISRAKAQIHPTKERLDILKNTLSAPEEKPNKISLHTLDKIIIVSLDDIIRCESDSNNTIFYLLDGQKIFVTKTLKYFADMLKSYQFIRVHQSHLINLQQISAFIKTDGGYLLLKNGENIPVSVRKKTEIIEILDQMHR; the protein is encoded by the coding sequence ATGAGCCTACTAACTGCTATACTTGTTGAAGATATGCCTGATGCGCTTCAGCTTTTAGAAAAAGAAATAACAAGCCACCACACTGACATAAGTATCTTAGGAACAGCTCAAAGCGTCGTAGAAGCAGCAAAACTCCTACGGGTCAAAGAACCGGATATTCTCTTTCTGGATATTATGCTGGGTGATGGAACCGGTTTTGATATTCTCGAAATTTTCCCACATCTAAAGTCTAAAATTATCTTTGTTACAGCCAGTGATGAGTTTGCCATTCGCGCATTCAAATTTGCGGCTATTGATTATGTATTAAAACCCTATTCCAGTGAAGAACTAAGCCTGGCGATTAGCAGAGCAAAAGCTCAAATACACCCTACTAAAGAGCGATTGGATATTTTAAAAAACACCTTATCTGCTCCAGAAGAAAAACCGAATAAAATTTCTCTTCATACACTAGATAAAATTATTATTGTCAGCCTGGATGATATCATTCGCTGTGAATCTGATAGTAATAATACTATTTTTTATCTCCTGGACGGTCAGAAAATATTTGTAACCAAAACATTAAAATATTTTGCTGATATGCTTAAGTCATATCAGTTTATTCGGGTACATCAAAGTCATTTAATCAATTTACAACAAATCAGTGCTTTTATAAAAACTGACGGAGGGTACCTTTTATTAAAAAACGGAGAAAACATCCCTGTATCCGTTAGAAAAAAAACAGAAATCATAGAAATTCTGGATCAAATGCACCGCTAA
- a CDS encoding two-component regulator propeller domain-containing protein, whose product MQSFLYRYVQLLFFFLPLLSTAQNSQLRAYSSEDGLPQSEVFDIIQDDKGYLWIGTQGGGLCRFDGDEIKVWNENQGLPSNYINALLYQADTLFIGTKRGLSLKTKSSFYHVEGPRINKIFTIKNTLYLSSTIGLYTYNKSNGIQKVPLHPKINTSSIKDIVYDGKLYWIATDKGLWKLNSLQQNASIIDLHSPYHFTTARMHQHILYAAVANTGILRINTRGKSYENIWIRHRNIRINQLSFQKENELWMATDNAGIIILDLHNYHIKEKINRRKGLAVSHIKKTFTDTHDNIWIATVGGGFYKYFTNNFIHYNKNNGLKGNRVYAVHHIKNNIWASNSEAGLVQIDSSGVTHFEQHPSLSDVRIKTITHDSKGSLWAGTEGKGILYRRFSYRDSIVIDSSIATLPSIDTIRKKVSTDYVIDKATYKKLPSDWIKVLNAHKNTIWAASYSSGIFKFQFDPDQKKIQELTVFRKKQGIKDLLINDMKTDSLGRVWYSTQNGHLGYILNNNVFHFDSIIKQKTSIRSILFHKGIIYIGTAGKGIWAAKMTDKPYFTQLKGVKKLYSNNIYQIIFDNEGYLWAGSESGVDKISLDKKGAILDVFHYGRNDGFLGIETCLNAATKDDDGNLWFGAIYGLTKYKPSTIEKRSHAPSIYFENIEVSYKSIDSINLNQWVQEEKVLQLTPEQTELSFDYITVDIDHPQDIEYRFKLNNSEWSDWSTDSKQNLAGLAYGPHTFTAQSRNYRWQESNPISFHFFIDSPIYEKVWFQWSMVGLSIFLLLVITASYIRRVKRAGKIERERLELKNHLLSLEQKALRLQMNPHFIFNVLNGIKAMGTRDPERMNTTINTFAVLLRETLYNSRKDYISLDQEIKTIKHYIEIEQLMSSKLFTYEINTDTEHDPEEILIPPMLIQPFVENAIRHGILKAIYPGHLKISFHTSEDFLYCSVLDNGVGIFQSQKSKTSTDHQSMALTVTEERLVSISGKDALKISEIIDDDQTVKGTQIQFKIPLETEY is encoded by the coding sequence ATGCAATCATTTCTATATCGATATGTGCAACTTTTATTCTTCTTTCTTCCGCTACTATCAACAGCTCAAAATAGTCAACTAAGAGCCTATTCTTCTGAAGATGGGTTACCGCAATCAGAAGTATTTGATATCATACAGGATGATAAAGGGTATTTGTGGATTGGAACACAAGGAGGCGGTCTTTGTCGTTTTGATGGAGATGAAATAAAAGTATGGAATGAGAACCAGGGATTGCCATCTAATTATATCAACGCTTTATTATATCAGGCTGATACGCTTTTTATTGGTACAAAGCGAGGATTATCTTTAAAGACTAAATCAAGTTTTTATCATGTAGAAGGTCCCAGAATCAACAAAATATTCACGATAAAAAATACGCTATATCTCAGTAGTACGATCGGATTATATACGTATAACAAATCAAATGGAATCCAAAAGGTTCCCCTCCACCCCAAAATCAATACCAGTAGTATTAAAGATATTGTATACGATGGAAAACTATATTGGATTGCAACAGATAAAGGATTGTGGAAGCTCAATTCTCTACAACAAAATGCTAGTATTATTGACCTTCATAGTCCCTATCATTTTACTACAGCCCGAATGCATCAGCATATTCTCTATGCTGCCGTAGCCAACACGGGAATTTTACGAATTAATACTCGTGGAAAAAGTTATGAAAACATCTGGATCAGGCACCGAAATATCAGAATTAACCAACTGTCATTTCAAAAAGAAAATGAACTATGGATGGCTACTGATAATGCGGGTATTATTATTTTAGACTTACATAACTACCATATAAAAGAAAAAATAAACCGAAGAAAAGGGCTTGCTGTTTCTCATATAAAAAAGACATTTACCGATACACATGACAATATATGGATTGCAACTGTAGGAGGCGGTTTTTATAAATATTTTACGAATAATTTTATTCATTATAATAAAAACAATGGCTTAAAAGGCAACCGGGTATATGCGGTTCATCATATCAAAAATAATATATGGGCTTCTAACTCTGAAGCCGGACTGGTTCAAATTGATTCCAGTGGTGTTACACACTTCGAACAACATCCATCATTATCAGATGTCCGTATCAAAACAATTACACATGATTCTAAAGGAAGCCTATGGGCTGGTACCGAAGGAAAAGGAATTCTCTATAGGCGTTTTTCATATAGAGACAGTATTGTAATTGATAGTAGTATCGCTACATTACCCAGTATTGACACAATACGAAAAAAAGTGAGTACGGATTATGTCATTGATAAAGCGACCTATAAAAAACTCCCTTCTGATTGGATTAAAGTACTCAATGCGCATAAAAATACGATCTGGGCAGCTTCTTATTCTTCAGGTATTTTCAAATTTCAATTTGACCCTGATCAAAAAAAGATACAAGAACTTACAGTTTTTAGAAAAAAACAGGGGATTAAAGACTTGCTTATTAATGATATGAAGACAGATTCGCTGGGAAGGGTTTGGTACAGTACCCAAAACGGTCATTTAGGATACATCCTAAACAATAACGTCTTTCATTTCGATAGTATCATCAAGCAAAAAACCTCTATCCGTTCTATTTTATTTCACAAAGGAATTATTTATATCGGAACCGCTGGAAAAGGTATTTGGGCTGCAAAAATGACCGACAAACCATACTTCACACAATTAAAAGGTGTCAAAAAACTGTATTCTAACAATATTTATCAAATTATCTTCGATAATGAAGGGTATTTATGGGCTGGAAGTGAAAGTGGTGTCGATAAAATTAGTCTGGATAAAAAGGGGGCGATTCTCGATGTGTTTCATTATGGAAGAAACGATGGTTTTCTGGGGATTGAAACCTGCCTTAATGCAGCTACTAAAGACGACGATGGGAACTTGTGGTTTGGAGCCATATACGGATTAACCAAATACAAGCCTTCAACTATTGAAAAACGAAGCCATGCTCCCTCTATTTATTTTGAAAATATAGAAGTATCCTATAAAAGTATTGATTCCATCAACCTCAACCAATGGGTACAAGAAGAAAAAGTACTACAACTTACCCCAGAACAAACTGAACTATCCTTTGATTATATAACAGTAGATATCGATCACCCACAGGATATCGAATACCGGTTTAAACTCAACAATTCGGAATGGAGTGATTGGTCAACCGATAGTAAGCAAAATCTGGCAGGGTTAGCATATGGTCCTCATACTTTCACAGCACAATCCAGAAACTACCGATGGCAGGAAAGTAATCCGATATCATTTCATTTTTTTATAGATAGTCCCATCTATGAAAAAGTATGGTTTCAATGGTCCATGGTAGGGCTTAGTATCTTTTTATTACTCGTTATAACTGCTTCCTATATCAGACGAGTAAAACGTGCCGGGAAAATTGAACGGGAAAGATTAGAACTTAAGAATCACCTTTTATCATTAGAGCAGAAAGCATTGCGACTACAAATGAATCCTCATTTTATCTTTAATGTACTGAATGGTATTAAGGCTATGGGAACCCGGGATCCTGAACGTATGAATACAACAATAAATACATTTGCTGTATTACTAAGAGAAACTCTATATAATTCGAGAAAAGATTATATCTCCCTGGATCAGGAAATAAAAACTATAAAACACTATATCGAAATTGAACAGCTGATGTCCAGCAAGCTGTTTACTTATGAAATTAATACAGATACAGAACATGATCCAGAAGAGATTCTAATTCCCCCTATGTTAATTCAACCTTTTGTAGAAAATGCCATTCGGCATGGAATTCTTAAAGCAATCTACCCTGGACACCTAAAAATATCATTTCATACCAGTGAAGATTTCTTATATTGCAGTGTACTTGATAATGGGGTTGGTATTTTTCAATCTCAAAAATCAAAAACCAGTACAGATCATCAATCAATGGCACTTACTGTAACGGAAGAAAGATTAGTTTCTATTTCAGGAAAAGATGCGCTGAAAATTAGTGAGATCATTGATGATGATCAAACCGTAAAAGGTACACAAATACAATTTAAAATTCCCCTAGAAACTGAATATTAA
- a CDS encoding helix-turn-helix domain-containing protein, with translation MKLLLDFILVMGLLVNSMILFILFKNEHKEYHRRILFAIFFLVLLVLICFYGFLHKIPFLFYSTFVFEDVSNVCFGPLLLLYVKSIFLPTDSLIKKNLIHFIIPFFYLIFISIPFLVSTWSQLFIFSYLEYVEDLSSLSIIYSLIYCFVSLNVLKKVRHIMEHYYSNTSGIDLIWIKKLLYGGIIVISLDIFTTIMELLIDEKELPFNSFYVIAIGVSVFVGYVGYYGIMQSKVLLPEFLLKDTFDIEKKSSGGTAVKEQKKGEEIDASEVKEQIGLLKKIMREDKPFLDPNISLKSLASLISITDKKLSALLNQYMNISFYDYINGYRVEEVKKKINDRTFDHLTLLAIAYDSGFNSKTSFNRIFKKIEGISPSEYKKLHSDSNTKQL, from the coding sequence ATGAAATTACTACTGGATTTCATTTTAGTAATGGGACTATTGGTAAATAGTATGATTCTGTTTATACTTTTTAAAAATGAGCATAAAGAATATCACAGGAGAATATTATTTGCTATCTTTTTTTTGGTATTGTTAGTATTGATATGTTTCTACGGATTTCTACATAAAATACCATTTCTGTTTTATAGCACTTTTGTTTTTGAAGATGTATCAAATGTTTGTTTTGGTCCTTTATTATTACTCTATGTAAAGTCCATTTTTTTACCAACAGATTCATTGATAAAGAAGAATCTGATACATTTTATTATTCCTTTCTTTTATCTCATATTTATCAGTATACCATTTCTTGTTTCTACATGGAGTCAGTTGTTTATTTTTTCCTATCTCGAATATGTTGAAGATCTATCTTCATTATCAATTATTTATTCTTTGATATATTGTTTTGTATCGTTGAATGTCTTGAAAAAAGTTCGTCATATCATGGAGCATTATTATTCCAATACCAGTGGAATAGATTTGATATGGATAAAAAAACTATTATATGGAGGTATTATCGTTATCAGCCTGGATATTTTTACGACCATCATGGAGTTGTTGATAGATGAAAAAGAACTACCGTTTAATTCATTTTATGTTATAGCAATAGGAGTTAGTGTATTTGTTGGATATGTGGGGTATTATGGGATTATGCAATCAAAGGTACTATTACCTGAGTTTTTACTAAAAGACACATTCGATATAGAAAAAAAGTCTTCTGGAGGTACTGCTGTAAAAGAACAAAAGAAAGGGGAAGAAATAGATGCTTCAGAAGTGAAAGAACAGATTGGGTTATTAAAAAAAATAATGAGAGAAGACAAACCTTTTCTAGACCCCAATATATCGTTGAAATCATTAGCGTCCTTAATTTCGATAACAGATAAAAAACTATCAGCATTATTAAATCAATATATGAACATATCGTTTTATGATTATATAAATGGATATCGGGTAGAGGAGGTAAAGAAAAAAATAAATGATAGAACTTTTGATCATCTTACCTTATTGGCAATAGCATATGACAGTGGATTTAATTCAAAAACAAGCTTCAATAGAATTTTTAAAAAAATAGAAGGAATCTCTCCATCCGAATACAAAAAACTTCATTCAGATAGCAATACAAAACAGCTATAA
- a CDS encoding helix-turn-helix domain-containing protein encodes MSKLYFIPFLILFSVHGQQDSQEYSYWRQKTDEFYRIHNDSTMHYAKKMQETATSSCQYVDGVMFEANAIYFSRDCEASKQLCKNILGKLDKIQDEKCYLRLKSHVLGRLMYIEKCLGNYTKALEYIEMNKKLLKATKEPPSKRSAISVLYQSALIYKELGRYQEAITTLHNILLDDATSLLSNLSIPSIYMALGDLYIKNYEVSQQQTDLDSAEIYYEKHFEQAKDLKGQEAYTKQLNFINKGVIAQHKGNTKEALSYFKRAKKIPLIEIRHFTDQKIDFLIAETFDKLKKPDSVIYYGNQFLKKNEKYARNDQLKLECYTLLANAHHQLQELQKAYNFSALALIENSKLDTLKSKGLDKLNFLALKQIQEENELLLLEQKKSFWFQHKIIVAVGLILLLIVIGRFCCTEISKKKKKKEKELLAGKTRIKETEVVNLKEEVSPPQTMQLNIKKEIVEKVIEGLTKLEKEKAFLRDDFNLNYIAKELGSNTSYVSKIINHHTEKTVKEYINNLRIQYIMKALREEPRLRKHSLDAIAKDVGYSNASSFSKIFKKNVGVCPSHYIRELKEVV; translated from the coding sequence ATGAGCAAATTGTATTTTATTCCTTTTTTGATTCTTTTTTCTGTACACGGACAACAAGACTCCCAGGAGTACTCCTATTGGCGTCAAAAAACAGATGAATTTTACAGAATACATAATGACAGTACAATGCATTATGCCAAAAAGATGCAAGAAACTGCAACTTCATCCTGTCAATATGTCGATGGAGTAATGTTCGAAGCGAATGCTATCTATTTTTCGAGAGATTGTGAAGCGTCAAAACAGCTATGCAAAAATATTTTGGGAAAACTGGATAAAATACAAGATGAAAAATGCTATTTGCGATTAAAATCCCATGTTCTAGGCAGGCTGATGTATATAGAAAAGTGCTTAGGGAATTACACAAAAGCACTGGAATATATAGAGATGAATAAGAAGTTGTTAAAAGCGACTAAAGAACCCCCCTCGAAAAGATCAGCAATCTCCGTATTGTATCAATCAGCATTGATATATAAAGAATTAGGGAGGTATCAAGAAGCAATAACAACTTTACATAATATTTTGCTTGATGATGCCACAAGTTTATTAAGCAATCTTTCAATCCCATCTATTTATATGGCTTTGGGAGATTTATATATAAAAAACTATGAAGTTTCTCAGCAACAGACAGATCTTGATTCGGCAGAGATATATTATGAAAAACACTTTGAACAAGCTAAAGACCTCAAGGGGCAAGAAGCTTATACCAAACAATTGAATTTTATTAATAAAGGCGTTATTGCACAACATAAAGGAAATACGAAAGAAGCGCTATCATATTTTAAAAGGGCAAAAAAAATCCCCTTGATAGAGATCAGACATTTTACGGACCAAAAAATAGATTTTCTAATAGCAGAAACATTCGATAAATTAAAAAAACCAGATTCTGTTATCTATTACGGCAATCAATTCCTGAAAAAAAATGAAAAATACGCAAGGAATGATCAGTTAAAGTTGGAATGTTATACATTATTAGCCAATGCACACCATCAGCTACAGGAGCTACAAAAAGCCTATAATTTTTCAGCCCTGGCCTTAATCGAAAACAGTAAACTAGACACCTTAAAAAGTAAAGGCTTGGATAAACTTAATTTTTTAGCCTTAAAACAGATACAGGAAGAAAATGAGTTGTTATTGTTGGAGCAAAAGAAGTCATTTTGGTTTCAACATAAGATCATTGTTGCTGTAGGATTAATACTTTTATTAATAGTCATTGGGCGCTTTTGTTGTACCGAAATTTCAAAAAAGAAAAAGAAGAAAGAGAAAGAGCTTTTAGCAGGGAAAACCAGGATAAAAGAGACAGAAGTAGTTAATCTAAAGGAGGAAGTATCCCCACCACAAACCATGCAGTTGAACATTAAAAAAGAGATTGTAGAAAAGGTTATAGAAGGGCTTACAAAACTAGAAAAGGAAAAAGCATTTTTACGAGATGATTTTAACCTTAATTATATAGCCAAAGAGCTAGGAAGTAATACTTCATATGTCTCGAAAATAATAAATCACCATACAGAAAAAACAGTAAAAGAGTATATTAATAATTTACGTATTCAATATATAATGAAAGCATTGCGGGAAGAACCTCGATTAAGGAAACACTCGTTAGATGCAATAGCAAAAGATGTAGGATACTCTAATGCTTCTTCTTTTTCTAAAATATTTAAAAAGAATGTAGGAGTATGTCCTTCTCACTATATCAGAGAGTTAAAAGAAGTCGTATAA
- a CDS encoding PH domain-containing protein translates to MGILNKLLGNASEVSIDKLQEKYGQLLIEKEEIELGFMLLRDVFMFTNKRLILIDVQGLTGSKVEYKFLPYKNISRFSLETAGTFDLDAELKIWISSENTPTVSKKFNKSIDIYEVQRYLATKVM, encoded by the coding sequence ATGGGAATACTAAATAAATTGTTAGGGAATGCCAGCGAAGTCTCTATTGATAAACTTCAGGAAAAATATGGACAACTCCTTATTGAAAAGGAAGAAATAGAATTAGGATTTATGCTGCTGAGAGATGTGTTTATGTTTACGAATAAGCGTTTAATCTTAATAGATGTACAAGGGCTTACAGGTAGCAAAGTAGAATATAAGTTCTTACCCTATAAAAACATTTCCAGATTTTCTCTCGAGACAGCAGGGACATTTGATTTGGATGCAGAACTAAAAATCTGGATATCGAGTGAGAATACCCCCACAGTGAGCAAAAAATTTAATAAGAGTATTGATATTTATGAAGTGCAAAGATATCTGGCTACAAAAGTCATGTAA